Proteins co-encoded in one Marinobacter gudaonensis genomic window:
- the ispG gene encoding flavodoxin-dependent (E)-4-hydroxy-3-methylbut-2-enyl-diphosphate synthase, with protein sequence MKQDSPIVRRKSRQIMVGNVPVGGDAPISVQSMTNTNTCDVDATVGQIRALQDAGADIVRVSVPSMDAAEAFGRIRKQVSLPLVADIHFDYKIALRVAELGVDCLRINPGNIGRDDRVSAVISAARDRNIPIRIGVNAGSLEKALQRKYGEPTPEALVESAMRHIDILDRHDFQDFKVSLKASEVFMTVAAYRKIAAQIEQPLHLGITEAGGFRSGTVKSSIGLGMLLMDGIGDTIRVSLAADPVQEIKVGYDILKSLRLRSRGINFIACPSCSRQNFDVIQTMNDLEARLEDVNTSMDVAIIGCIVNGPGEAKVADMGLTGGSPKNLFYMAGKPNQKLDNATLTDDLERLIREEVARRKEQEDAIIARSES encoded by the coding sequence ATGAAACAGGATTCCCCGATAGTCAGACGCAAATCCCGCCAGATCATGGTGGGTAATGTTCCCGTTGGAGGCGACGCGCCGATATCGGTGCAGAGCATGACCAACACCAACACCTGCGATGTGGACGCAACGGTAGGCCAGATCCGCGCATTGCAGGACGCCGGCGCCGATATTGTGCGTGTGTCGGTCCCGTCCATGGACGCCGCAGAGGCCTTTGGCCGGATCCGCAAGCAGGTGTCGCTTCCGCTGGTGGCGGATATCCACTTTGACTACAAGATTGCATTGAGAGTGGCGGAACTCGGTGTCGACTGCCTCCGTATCAACCCCGGCAATATCGGCCGAGATGATCGGGTCAGTGCGGTAATCAGCGCCGCCCGTGATCGCAACATCCCCATCCGGATTGGCGTTAACGCCGGCTCGCTGGAAAAAGCGCTTCAGCGGAAGTACGGAGAGCCCACGCCGGAAGCTCTGGTCGAGTCGGCCATGCGCCACATCGATATTCTTGATCGCCATGATTTCCAGGACTTCAAGGTGAGCCTCAAGGCGTCGGAAGTGTTCATGACGGTTGCTGCCTATCGCAAGATCGCCGCGCAGATCGAGCAGCCCCTGCACCTAGGCATCACTGAGGCCGGCGGTTTTCGCTCAGGCACCGTCAAGTCGTCCATTGGTCTTGGCATGCTGCTCATGGATGGCATCGGCGATACCATTCGCGTATCTCTGGCAGCTGACCCGGTCCAGGAGATCAAGGTCGGGTACGACATCCTCAAGAGTCTTCGCCTGAGAAGCCGGGGCATCAACTTTATTGCCTGTCCTAGCTGTTCACGCCAGAACTTCGATGTGATCCAGACCATGAACGATCTGGAAGCCCGTCTGGAAGACGTCAATACATCCATGGATGTCGCCATTATCGGCTGCATTGTGAATGGCCCCGGTGAAGCCAAGGTTGCGGATATGGGGTTGACCGGGGGTAGCCCGAAAAACCTGTTCTACATGGCGGGCAAGCCCAACCAGAAGCTGGACAACGCGACCCTGACCGATGACCTTGAGCGGCTGATCCGCGAGGAAGTAGCGCGTCGAAAAGAGCAGGAAGACGCGATCATTGCCCGTTCGGAGAGCTGA